The proteins below are encoded in one region of Phaeodactylum tricornutum CCAP 1055/1 chromosome 3, complete sequence:
- a CDS encoding predicted protein: MSSNPNKTSAKEREILDRQRQLAAKLKPPKPPASSIGSSTSPPVPPCAKGESHRTSAPPPNVIDLTESTASHQFESRSNSSRNFTSQSRPLPAKRKRVEPSRKASSTRPATDTGSQQAPPTKPSSSSNHPVTVQKRPTLKRKGNIPPAAALMAAARVKAGANDPKQSVHATTTGSKSSPRLQRKTVSTRNANAASGSKTVTSGSLAQLVQNVSSTPLDAANLSGAASGVNAVHADDFWKHLREWDFVSQYASYQRSQRQQLDTNDQSTTMQKKPLPNVFLNARHYMAAWAPLCLAECRAQLLQEAGLNASAPLAVQVQTSTNGPRRFRGTGDMFNASSGWDEHDTGGYVTIQPQQRGTGRGMKFFPHDLVLLLIPPYEHILRDLSQSRKTPPAPPLGQDPNDPAAYKDVGLIGHVEMSRGEVAGLTLKISKRLWAKLSTRNGSAPRSSNASPTTTNMFLVKIGSNVTALREFTALCQVDTLPVQRYLLAEHLANAQNRRKLSRNQTTEQLLERMGGANALGKGFLDYAEHKFNASQLTAIAASAHEYGEGGFTLIKGPPGTGKTTTLVAVLNSLHIRQYNKYYESVRRIATQPTGTRQAALDMARRAKPRLLVCAPSNAAVDNIILKIMEDGFVDGRGQRYNPSMIRVGVGKGTAVKPVALETKVDAILAENMDAGRLETSIAGYRMELTRISQDIARLRRRVHAMTNASAWPLSKDWEIRIDEDTFDETGKVYFVNHRAHLTTYEAPPPPEPGETHFPATAMPEYRAFMSRIVKLVENYFSVKAELERCTIVKGSMDNGTNHIEVRQNMETHVLNSVHMVMTTLGTAGNRVMEAADKFEVVVVDEAAQSVEPATLSAFQLGSRHAVLVGDPQQLPATVFNISGRLSKYDRSLFQRLEEAGQPVYMLNEQYRMHPSISHFPRHIFYGGTLLDGPNVRKSDYGNPLLGMVTRTLPSFSPLMILDLDSKEERGGTSLSNSGEAQLAVYLYMRLKGISRGLSAETKVAVITPYAQQARMLREYFGDALGPNYEKFVEVNTVDAFQGREANIVIFSAVRAAGSHGIGFLSDVRRMNVALTRAKHFLFVIARCDSIVVNPYWSDLVTHARKTHAVLKVPIFGGGRALSFGELNEWQKETPKIIDNAPTGLTATEPRESKPIPPPPSRPPDPRKAPKAPPPPATPAANRVDPRKR, translated from the exons ATGTCCAGCAACCCCAACAAAACCTCCGCCAAGGAACGTGAGATTCTCGATCGCCAAAGACAACTAGCGGCAAAACTCAAGCCGCCAAAACCGCCAGCTTCGTCCATTGGTAGTAGCACTTCTCCACCCGTGCCCCCTTGCGCAAAGGGTGAGAGCCACCGCACGTCGGCTCCTCCCCCGAACGTGATTGATTTGACTGAATCCACCGCGTCCCATCAATTCGAATCCCGTTCCAATTCATCACGCAATTTTACATCCCAATCACGTCCCCTTCCGGCCAAGCGGAAGCGTGTAGAGCCCTCCAGGAAAGCCTCCTCAACGAGACCGGCAACCGACACCGGCTCTCAACAAGCCCCACCAACCAAGCCTTCATCCTCCTCTAATCACCCAGTGACTGTGCAAAAGCGCCCCACACTCAAACGCAAAGGCAACATTCCTCCCGCGGCAGCGTTGATGGCCGCGGCAAGGGTCAAAGCTGGAGCGAACGATCCCAAACAGTCTGTGCACGCTACGACCACCGGAAGCAAATCGTCTCCACGGCTTCAGCGCAAAACGGTATCCACTCGCAACGCCAATGCGGCGAGTGGGTCCAAAACAGTCACCAGCGGTAGTCTAGCACAACTGGTACAAAACGTATCTTCAACGCCGCTGGATGCTGCGAACCTCAGCGGTGCCGCAAGTGGTGTTAACGCAGTCCACGCCGACGACTTCTGGAAACATTTGCGCGAATGGGATTTCGTATCCCAGTATGCGTCTTACCAGAGATCCCAACGGCAGCAACTAGACACAAACGATCAGAGTACCACAATGCAGAAAAAGCCGCTTCCCAACGTCTTTTTGAACGCGCGTCACTACATGGCAGCCTGGGCTCCACTCTGCCTGGCCGAATGCCGGGCCCAGCTACTGCAGGAGGCTGGACTCAACGCATCCGCACCTCTCGCTGTGCAGGTCCAAACCTCCACCAACGGACCCCGAAGGTTTCGGGGGACTGGTGATATGTTTAACGCCTCCAGTGGCTGGGATGAACACGATACCGGAGGATACGTGACGATCCAACCGCAACAAAGGGGGACCGGGCGGGGTATGAAATTCTTCCCACACGATCTCGTCTTGTTACTGATTCCTCCATACGAACATATCTTGCGAGACTTGTCCCAAAGCCGCAAGACACCACCAGCACCACCTTTGGGACAAGATCCCAACGATCCTGCTGCCTACAAAGATGTCGGACTGATTGGTCACGTTGAAATGAGTCGGGGCGAAGTGGCTGGTTTAACTCTGAAAATTTCCAAGCGGTTGTGGGCCAAGCTGAGTACCAGGAACGGTTCCGCGCCGAGATCATCCAATGCATctcccaccaccaccaacatgtttctcgtcaaaattgGGAGCAACGTTACAGCGCTGCGTGAATTCACGGCGCTCTGTCAAGTTGACACGCTCCCGGTGCAACGGTACCTTTTGGCCGAACATCTCGCCAACGCGCAGAATCGTCGCAAATTGAGCCGGAACCAAACAACGGAACAGCTCCTGGAACGAATGGGCGGCGCCAATGCGCTGGGCAAGGGCTTTTTGGACTACGCCGAACACAAGTTTAACGCATCGCAGCTTACAGCCATTGCTGCGTCGGCACACGAATACGGAGAAGGTGGATTTACTCTCATCAAAGGACCGCCAGGAACTGGAA AAACAACCACGCTCGTGGCTGTTTTGAACTCCTTACATATTCGTCAGTACAACAAATACTACGAATCGGTCCGACGTATTGCGACGCAACCCACCGGCACGCGTCAGGCTGCTTTGGACATGGCCCGTCGCGCCAAACCTCGATTGCTCGTTTGTGCTCCATCGAATGCAGCCGTGGATAACATAATATTGAAAATTATGGAGGATGGCTTTGTGGATGGACGGGGTCAACGGTACAATCCAAGCATGATTCGTGTTGGCGTGGGTAAGGGTACTGCAGTAAAACCTGTCGCTCTGGAAACCAAAGTAGACGCTATTCTGGCGGAGAATATGGACGCTGGCCGGCTGGAAACCTCGATCGCGGGCTATCGGATGGAATTGACCAGAATTTCGCAGGACATTGCCCGACTGCGACGTCGAGTGCACGCCATGACGAACGCCAGTGCGTGGCCGCTTTCCAAGGATTGGGAAATCCGTATCGATGAAGATACCTTTGACGAAACGGGAAAGGTGTATTTTGTTAATCACCGCGCCCACTTAACCACGTACGAAGCTCCTCCGCCACCAGAACCGGGAGAGACGCACTTCCCAGCTACGGCAATGCCTGAGTATCGAGCATTTATGAGTCGGATTGTGAAGCTTGTGGAGAACTACTTTTCGGTAAAAGCGGAATTAGAACGATGCACAATAGTCAAGGGATCGATGGATAATGGTACCAATCATATTGAAGTTCGTCAAAACATGGAAACACACGTCCTAAATTCTGTACACATGGTGATGACAACTTTAGGGACGGCTGGCAACCGTGTCATGGAAGCCGCCGACAAGTTTGAAGTTGTGGTCGTCGATGAAGCTGCGCAAAGCGTGGAACCGGCAACTCTATCTGCGTTCCAATTGGGATCGAGACATGCTGTGCTAGTTGGCGACCCCCAACAGCTTCCAGCGACCGTCTTTAACATTTCGGGACGCCTTTCTAAATACGATCGATCCCTGTTTCAGCGTTTGGAAGAAGCTGGGCAACCCGTGTACATGTTGAACGAGCAATACCGAATGCACCCCAGCATTTCTCACTTTCCTCGCCATATTTTTTATGGCGGCACTCTTTTGGATGGGCCAAATGTACGAAAATCAGATTATGGCAACCCACTGCTTGGTATGGTCACTCGGACTCTTCCAAGCTTCTCTCCCTTAATGATTCTCGACCTCGATTCTAAGGAAGAACGTGGCGGCACAAGTTTGTCCAACTCTGGAGAAGCTCAGCTGGCCGTCTACTTGTACATGCGATTGAAAGGAATAAGTCGAGGGTTGTCGGCCGAAACCAAAGTTGCTGTTATTACTCCCTATGCTCAACAAGCTCGTATGCTTCGCGAGTATTTCGGGGATGCTTTAGGGCCGAACTACGAGAAATTCGTGGAGGTGAATACGGTCGATGCCTTTCAGGGGCGAGAGGCCAACATTGTAATCTTTTCGGCAGTCCGTGCGGCGGGTAGTCACGGCATTGGCTTCCTTTCCGACGTGCGTCGAATGAATGTCGCTCTGACTCGCGCAAAGCATTTCTTATTTGTGATTGCACGCTGCGATTCGATTGTGGTAAATCCATACTGGAGCGATTTGGTTACTCACGCCCGGAAAACTCACGCTGTGCTGAAGGTTCCGATTTTTGGGGGCGGTCGGGCGCTGTCCTTTGG
- a CDS encoding predicted protein codes for MPREIRPYLTRVADSPEICLRLRKKVQTAEEKCKGRASLRLRWGMMATRNDAMVEKPSVGVSGCRETNPDIVENMGLSKEARARRPHVPVARFCNKRPPSHAPPLEEDEDIDSQDEEYYLEEEDEDGDEDYLSDGEQHPEEPRPALGFAGLLSRALDSQQRQHEQQETDEECSEELDDTERTDGELYDLEIVPQTLPDAAVEATPTSATTHHDSHNISHAALENTPAHTSETLDASDNGSARSLTGRATETPSPVRPFRPLERERGSVTPVSERSRTRSRGNSTASLSNAPDSVQDGSEHGQHSLDNNSLRSIPEFTAAPPSGTLHASVTSVASTSYTHQTSSSTVVDPLLGSTTSILPDDNSSSSRLENSTSSHQRRRAQRQPPPDVVPSATFNRPPSTNNPTGPETAFAHAAFQNCHPTEATSTRQKLTGHLPRANGAVQPLSNSSRPRPKSRNGSNSSNNGSGHIRLAAIPILEDSDETPTTALTHNPSDANDKPPRSPRQRMREHVVVIGKDADKSDVSNTGDTGDNEIKSLVVEHERELAKQVSSSGEGNSRLLESLNASVEASKHTVSTQDGKDQHQIDVLEHRCRVLEQSLKQAEDRVIILQQDARQRFEQDENKQQSQMMAFSEKEARLLQAAAEDHEHEMRQLRHAQELQVQSLQHSFAEEREAADKARQQLHQLLEDANARADEAERESYETKQYQEKSRTQQEQQEVRALRRAEDKLVQALAQLDERDESIRTLKTSLAEMKSAADEQQHASQEAEEELEELHEENENMRHHVSTMESEMKVLREKVANLQSDADSLSHVKMELRMLQEDRDRDRAKNESVAINAESSTAQLETERDAAKAEARDLKQQLVAGLADLEVVRADYDRVILSNSNLQNALESFQNEREAERSIMEDQRRAQEDATAAAHAAALDAIRQVHEARIHEIQHTADSAVQKSIQQVRELEVKLEQYRIDNVQMRRSLDEAIIRLQSNQEDVIDRSLMKNILLDWLSKTQSKEKRQVLEVMASVLHFSDEEKEKVHITDQAGRFGRVVETFTAPLPPPKADMQKLEGDNVRDKWVNFLLAETED; via the exons ATGCCCCGGGAGATCCGTCCGTACCTAACGCGCGTGGCTGATAGCCCCGAAATTTGCCTTCGACTACGAAAAAAAGTGCAAACAGCTGAAGAAAAGTGCAAGGGTCGCGCGTCACTGCGTCTACGGTGGGGGATGATGGCGACACGGAACGACGCCATGGTCGAGAAACCATCGGTAGGCGTTTCGGGATGTCGGGAAACAAACCCTGATATTGTGGAGAACATGGGGCTATCGAAGGAAGCAAGGGCCAGACGTCCGCACGTACCGGTCGCACGATTTTGCAATAAGCGCCCTCCGTCTCATG CTCCgcctttggaagaagacgaagacattgacagtcaagacgaagaatactatctcgaagaagaggacgaggatGGCGACGAGGACTATCTCAGTGACGGAGAGCAACATCCCGAAGAGCCGCGACCCGCCTTGGGCTTTGCCGGATTGCTTTCGCGAGCCTTGGATTcccaacaacgacaacacgAACAACAAGAAACTGACGAGGAGTGTTCGGAAGAATTGGACGATACGGAACGAACTGATGGAGAATTATACGATTTGGAAATCGTCCCGCAAACCTTGCCGGACGCGGCGGTAGAAGCGACACCCACTAGCGCAACGACACACCACGATTCCCACAACATCTCCCATGCAGCGTTGGAGAATACCCCAGCGCACACGTCGGAAACGCTCGACGCGAGTGACAACGGAAGCGCTCGGTCCCTCACCGGTCGGGCGACCGAAACACCGTCGCCCGTGCGACCATTCCGTCCGCTGGAACGAGAACGGGGGAGTGTGACACCCGTCTCGGAACGATCGCGGACGCGATCACGAGGAAACTCTACTGCTAGTTTGTCGAATGCTCCGGATAGCGTCCAGGACGGGTCGGAACACGGACAACACTCTCTGGATAACAATTCATTGCGCAGCATTCCCGAATTCACCGCTGCGCCCCCCAGTGGCACCCTGCACGCGTCCGTTACCTCCGTGGCGTCCACGTCCTACACACACCAAACGAGTAGTAGCACGGTGGTAGACCCACTCTTGGGTAGTACCACATCGATTCTACCGGATGAcaactcttcgtcgtctcgTCTGGAAAATTCGACGTCCTCTCACCAACGCCGGCGAGCACAACGTCAACCTCCACCTGATGTTGTTCCATCAGCTACGTTCAATCGGCCTCCATCGACCAATAATCCAACCGGTCCAGAAACTGCCTTTGCGCACGCGGCttttcaaaactgtcatCCAACAGAAGCCACAAGTACACGCCAAAAGCTTACCGGACATTTGCCAAGAGCCAACGGAGCGGTACAGCCGTTGTCCAATTCTTCTCGACCCCGACCCAAATCGCGCAACGGCAGTAACAGTAGTAACAACGGCAGTGGGCACATTCGACTTGCAGCCATTCCGATTTTAGAAGATAGCGACGAGACGCCCACGACGGCTCTCACGCACAACCCATCCGACGCCAACGACAAGCCTCCCCGCTCACCAAGGCAACGAATGAGAGAACACGTCGTAGTGATCGGAAAGGATGCCGACAAAAGCGACGTAAGCAATACGGGGGACACAGGGGATAACGAAATAAAGTCTCTAGTGGTGGAACACGAAAGGGAATTGGCCAAGCAAGTTTCCAGCTCTGGCGAAGGCAACTCGCGGTTGCTAGAAAGTTTGAACGCATCCGTTGAAGCATCTAAACACACCGTGTCGACACAAGACGGGAAAGATCAGCATCAAATCGATGTCCTAGAGCATCGTTGCAGGGTGCTCGAACAGTCTTTGAAACAGGCCGAGGATCGTGTCATTATTTTGCAACAAGATGCGCGACAGAGATTCGAACAGGACGAGAACAAACAGCAGTCGCAGATGATGGCCTTTTCGGAAAAGGAAGCGCGCTTATTGCAGGCAGCGGCTGAAGATCATGAACACGAGATGCGACAATTGCGTCATGCACAAGAACTACAGGTGCAAAGTTTACAGCACTCTTTTGCGGAGGAACGAGAAGCAGCGGACAAGGCCCGTCAACAACTTCAccagcttttggaagacgccAATGCGAGGGCTGATGAAGCCGAACGGGAAAGTTACGAGACGAAGCAATACCAGGAGAAATCCCGTACGCAGCAGGAGCAACAGGAAGTCCGAGCGTTACGACGGGCTGAAGACAAACTGGTCCAAGCACTCGCACAGTTGGATGAACGAGACGAAAGCATTCGGACACTGAAGACGTCTTTAGCCGAAATGAAATCGGCTGCAGATGAACAACAACATGCTTCCCAGGAGGCTGAAGAAGAGCTGGAAGAACTTCacgaagaaaacgagaacATGCGACATCATGTATCGACGATGGAATCCGAAATGAAAGTGTTAAGGGAAAAGGTAGCTAATTTGCAATCCGATGCTGACAGTCTCAGTCATGTTAAG ATGGAGTTGCGAATGCTCCAAGAGGATCGAGACCGTGACCGTGCCAAGAACGAATCAGTGGCGATTAATGCGGAGTCAAGTACGGCACAACTCGAGACAGAACGAGACGCAGCCAAGGCAGAAGCGCGAGACTTGAAACAACAGCTTGTTGCGGGGCTTGCCGATTTAGAAGTTGTCCGAGCGGACTACGATCGTGTCATTTTGTCGAATAGCAATCTCCAGAATGCTCTTGAATCTTTCCAAAACGAACGCGAAGCGGAAAGATCCATTATGGAAGATCAGCGTCGGGCCCAAGAAGACGCCACGGCTGCCGCGCATGCGGCAGCCTTGGATGCCATACGACAAGTCCATGAGGCACGTATACATGAAATTCAGCATACGGCGGACAGTGCAGTGCAAAAGTCAATCCAGCAAGTCCGCGAACTCGAAGTAAAATTGGAACAATATAGGATTGACAATGTGCAAATGAGACGCTCACTTGACGAGGCCATCATCCGACTGCAATCGAACCAAGAAGATGTGATTGATCGATCTCTGATGAAGAATATTCTTCTTGATTGGCTCTCCAAaacgcaaagcaaagaaaaacgaCAAGTGTTGGAAGTGATGGCTAGTGTTTTGCATTTttcagacgaagaaaaagaaaaggtgCACATTACAGACCAGGCGGGTCGCTTTGGAAGGGTGGTGGAAACGTTTACCGCTCCTCTACCGCCACCGAAAGCTGATATGCAGAAACTGGAAGGTGATAATGTTCGAGACAAATGGGTAAATTTTCTTTTGGCAGAGACAGAAGATTGA
- a CDS encoding predicted protein, which yields MAQSSLISLLSVLAGLGLPLASAIKGDVSKAKLGKRPRRSLKSKSKSSSRHKYFHGDYMLGQEAFMFHCQLELAEQANYGPLSEDDFGDFIFDYCKKIPLAGIECKFPKGKSFAHLPVDLQLSFFEDQCLSAAKDEAEECLQTLINEGIEFENQGDIRKLCGKVYPLLLSNKLFAPEPASDAQLDTEGSSPSGPPSAESRPSTVPQAHQTSNFIPTAGTVLTTNNISSPAPTKTIDLTDSTAAPEINRRGISNSGTIGIAGAAVVSLGLLLVSWMRRRNRVASRNKSEDDPMFDNDESILSESTEILDSNNTGLGDLDNQLSQSKKPSLSMATIVHPGRCVKLLALPRELSYKSAPDTASAHEIEGGDVEWEIRDEEAALPIVNLIECHSGRTLSGERSGALVNKSSESSRTAPICHSTDRRPWRSKKKGKFERVFRNCQRIKPQREAIVGEIAMSVKDNLFVRKGKALRKQRLLEEQSQDDDLSSDGSIDSLSVNDSISHGVKKQFQDFDAILTKGFNELKSEMESTDGLACKL from the exons ATGGCCCAGTCTTCGCTCATCTCTCTCCTCTCCGTACTTGCTGGTTTAGGCCTGCCATTGGCTTCGGCTATCAAGGGAGACGTCTCAAAAGCCAAGCTCGGTAAGCGGCCGCGACGATCACTGAAATCCAAGTCTAAATCGAGTTCGCGACACAAGTACTTCCATGGTGACTATATGCTTGGTCAAGAGGCATTCATGTTCCATTGTCAGTTGGAGCTGGCGGAGCAAGCAAATTATGGACCGCTTTCTGAGGACGACTTCGGTGATTTCATTTTTGACTATTGCAAGAAAATACCGCTCGCCGGTATTGAATGTAAATTTCCAAAAGGCAAATCTTTTGCTCATCTGCCCGTAGATTTACAGCTCTCGTTCTTCGAGGATCAATGTTTATCAGCAGCGAAGGACGAAGCTGAGGAATGCCTTCAGACTCTTATCAACGAAGGCATAGAGTTCGAAAACCAAGGAGACATTAGGAAACTTTGCGGGAAAGTTTACCCGTTGCTGCTATCCAACAAATTGTTTGCTCCTG AACCGGCTTCCGATGCGCAGCTTGACACGGAGGGGAGCTCACCAAGCGGCCCGCCCAGTGCAGAGTCAAGGCCATCGACGGTGCCACAGGCGCACCAAACGTCAAATTTCATCCCAACCGCCGGTACTGTACTGACAACAAACAATATCTCATCACCTGCACCGACTAAAACTATCGATCTCACCGACAGTACTGCAGCACCAGAAATAAACCGTCGAGGTATTTCTAATTCTGGAACAATAGGAATTGCTGGTGCCGCTGTGGTTAGCCTTGGGTTGTTGCTGGTCTCTTGGATGAGGCGTAGGAACCGGGTTGCTAGTCGAAACAAGTCAGAGGATGATCCAATGTTCGATAACGATGAATCGATTTTGTCGGAAAGTACCGAGATCCTGGACAGTAACAATACAGGCCTCGGCGATTTAGATAACCAATTGTCACAAAGCAAGAAACCGTCTTTGTCTATGGCAACCATTGTGCATCCAGGACGGTGTGTGAAACTTTTGGCATTACCAAGGGAGCTGAGCTACAAAAGTGCACCCGACACGGCATCGGCGCACGAAATAGAAGGGGGCGATGTCGAATGGGAAATTCGCGACGAGGAAGCAGCCCTTCCTATTGTGAACTTGATTGAATGTCACTCTGGTCGTACACTTTCAGGTGAAAGGAGCGGAGCTTTGGTCAATAAATCCTCGGAGAGTTCCAGGACGGCGCCGATTTGCCATTCAACGGATCGTCGACCTTGGCGATCtaagaaaaaaggaaaatttgaGAGAGTTTTTAGGAACTGTCAAAGAATTAAACCTCAAAGAGAAGCCATTGTCGGTGAAATAGCGATGTCTGTCAAAGATAATCTTTTCGTACGCAAAGGCAAAGCTTTGCGTAAACAAAGGCTGCTGGAGGAACAAAGTCAAGATGACGATCTTTCTAGTGATGGCTCGATTGACTCTCTTTCTGTAAACGATTCCATTAGTCACGGTGTGAAGAAGCAATTCCAAGACTTCGATGCAATTCTGACCAAAGGCTTCAACGAGCTAAAAAGCGAGATGGAGAGTACGGATGGGCTTGCATGTAAGTTATGA
- a CDS encoding predicted protein, translating to MKFLPACARILLLIWLTGTVMSVQSWLGSSAQESTDSIVCRITLSATLLALPTIGKPAVSTNTVACIPIVDNRETADLFSIDLPLHFWEQHAVAAANGTLLVSIEGASITRKGIVATAQATFQVLPELPNSSRHLSLDDDPNHYWTTGIKTIAVVRISTRDAEPTYSTADMEWGIFGDGLENDGVTMPTQYNACSFGKLRFIRSVYGVVDLKLDRTLGSFESVDSIFQSAQKQLVEEHNLDSITDLGDKILFCLPPGTGSWIAVAGVRHWRALFNDQWCLSLSALMHEVGHTVGLMHSNEAGQIYGDQTGYMGFGRLAVNTPRQCFNGHKNDVLGWYKDRVVAVDPKEDGGGARLYKIAAFVDYDKAASNEPVILDVGGQIFLQYNRAKGFNVGTEEKGNTLTITEYDGTDSSTNLGGLKVGEEFGEYNFQHSGHVLMIQVCETIIGDSNSPDAMIVSVGLDQSLCRNAQMASPQADIQGMPFPLTASPTVSPTVATNYPTMTPTLSPTSPPVLNPTRRPTTSPTHSSMFTETSHSTNSPTFRPSEDTAEAIRSIEGLPFTRTPTLAPSALPVAAPGLPFSDDEQAEPNEAITAPPSQRRPLRNYAPRVESFPSAAITQPPSQRRPLRNYAPRVESLPLKKEKTTESRMHDRLRLSD from the coding sequence ATGAAGTTCCTCCCGGCGTGCGCTCGTATTCTCCTCCTCATATGGCTAACGGGCACAGTAATGTCGGTACAATCGTGGCTTGGATCGTCAGCTCAAGAAAGTACCGACTCGATTGTGTGTCGAATCACACTTTCCGCTACACTGCTTGCCCTTCCCACCATCGGCAAGCCAGCTGTGTCTACGAATACGGTCGCGTGTATTCCTATTGTTGACAACCGAGAAACCGCCGATCTCTTTTCCATAGATCTTCCACTGCACTTCTGGGAACAACACGCGGTCGCTGCTGCCAACGGCACTTTGTTGGTATCCATCGAGGGTGCCTCGATTACCCGGAAAGGCATCGTGGCAACGGCCCAAGCTACCTTTCAGGTCTTGCCCGAGCTTCCCAATAGTTCACGACACTTGTCGTTGGATGATGACCCCAACCATTATTGGACGACGGGAATCAAAACTATAGCTGTAGTTCGAATATCCACGCGCGATGCCGAGCCCACCTACTCGACCGCTGATATGGAATGGGGGATCTTCGGGGATGGTCTGGAGAACGATGGGGTTACCATGCCCACACAATACAATGCCTGTTCTTTTGGAAAACTCAGATTCATCCGGAGTGTTTACGGCGTTGTGGATTTGAAACTTGACCGAACGCTTGGAAGCTTCGAGTCGGTGGACTCGATTTTTCAGTCCGCGCAAAAGCAGCTCGTGGAAGAACACAATTTGGACAGTATCACAGACCTGGGAGACAAAATTCTCTTTTGTCTCCCTCCCGGAACCGGATCTTGGATAGCTGTTGCCGGTGTTCGTCACTGGCGAGCCTTGTTCAACGATCAATGGTGCCTCAGCCTGAGCGCTCTCATGCACGAGGTTGGGCACACTGTGGGGTTGATGCATTCCAACGAAGCTGGTCAAATCTATGGGGATCAAACGGGGTACATGGGATTTGGACGATTAGCCGTCAACACGCCCCGCCAATGCTTCAACGGTCACAAGAACGACGTGCTAGGATGGTACAAAGACCGAGTCGTAGCGGTGGATCCGAAAGAGGATGGAGGCGGGGCCAGATTGTACAAAATCGCCGCTTTTGTCGACTACGACAAGGCTGCATCCAACGAGCCGGTGATCCTAGATGTTGGAGGACAAATCTTTTTACAATATAACCGTGCCAAGGGTTTCAATGTCGGTACCGAAGAGAAGGGAAACACCTTGACAATCACCGAGTACGATGGTACCGACAGTTCCACAAACCTAGGGGGCCTCAAGGTCGGTGAAGAATTCGGCGAATACAACTTTCAACACTCGGGGCATGTGTTGATGATTCAGGTTTGCGAAACGATAATTGGAGACAGCAATTCTCCCGATGCTATGATTGTGAGTGTGGGCCTCGATCAATCTCTCTGCCGAAACGCTCAAATGGCCTCGCCTCAGGCCGACATACAAGGCATGCCTTTTCCACTCACAGCTTCCCCCACAGTCTCGCCAACGGTGGCGACCAACTATCCGACGATGACTCCCACTCTTAGCCCTACCTCTCCACCCGTGTTGAATCCTACCCGCCGCCCTACAACCAGTCCGACGCACTCATCTATGTTTACAGAAACCTCACATTCGACCAACAGTCCAACTTTTCGACCAAGCGAGGATACTGCTGAAGCCATTCGCAGCATTGAAGGTCTTCCCTTTACGAGAACACCAACATTGGCGCCTTCTGCGCTACCTGTTGCAGCTCCCGGTCTTCCGTTCTCCGACGATGAACAAGCAGAACCGAATGAGGCGATCACTGCACCACCCTCCCAGCGTCGTCCACTACGAAACTACGCGCCTCGCGTAGAGTCCTTTCCGAGTGCGGCGATCACCCAGCCGCCCTCCCAGCGTCGTCCATTGCGAAACTACGCACCTCGTGTAGAGTCCTTGCCTttaaaaaaggaaaagactACAGAGTCGCGCATGCACGATCGTTTGAGACTTTCTGACTAG